A window from Eubalaena glacialis isolate mEubGla1 chromosome 1, mEubGla1.1.hap2.+ XY, whole genome shotgun sequence encodes these proteins:
- the LOC133102489 gene encoding ORM1-like protein 1 — protein sequence MNVGAAHSEVNPNTCIMNSQGMWLTYALGVGLLHIVLLSIPFFSVPVAWTLTNVIHNLGMYVFLHAVKGTPFETPDQGKARLLTHWEQLDYGVQFISSWKFFTISPIILYFLASFYTKYDPTHFILNTASLLSVLNPKMPQLHGVRISGINKY from the coding sequence ATGAATGTTGGAGCTGCCCACAGTGAGGTGAATCCAAATACCTGTATAATGAACAGCCAGGGTATGTGGCTGACATATGCATTGGGAGTTGGCTTGCTTCATATCGTTTTACTCAGTATTCCCTTCTTCAGTGTTCCTGTTGCTTGGACCTTAACAAATGTTATACATAATCTGGGCATGTATGTATTTCTGCATGCAGTAAAAGGAACACCATTTGAAACTCCTGACCAGGGTAAAGCGAGGCTCCTAACTCATTGGGAACAACTGGACTATGGAGTACAGTTTATATCTTCATGGAAGTTTTTCACAATTTCTCCAATAATTCTATATTTTCTGGCAAGTTTCTATACGAAGTATGATCCAACTCACTTCATCTTAAACACAGCTTCTCTCCTGAGTGTGCTAAATCCCAAAATGCCACAGCTACATGGTGTTCGGATCTCTGGAATTAATAAGTATTGA